In Skermanella sp. TT6, one genomic interval encodes:
- a CDS encoding xanthine dehydrogenase family protein molybdopterin-binding subunit, whose translation MDRTMQTRSRALSRRSFLVTAGGLGVAVAFGSLPDLAHGAAIARAAEGAFRPNAWVTVAADGSVTIVSPAVEMGQGIMTTLPLLIAEEMDADWDRVRIVQAPSDAETYGNPGFYGIQLTGGSASTRGYHGLLRLAGAQTRMVLLAAAAGMLDVPVSELATEPNRVVHPASGRALDYGEIAVNGTLPDPLPQAGEADLKPSDSWRYVGKRTVRRVDVPSKVDGTAIFGIDVQLPDMLHGAVLRAPVQGERPEAIDDAEARAVPGVTHIVPLPYGVGIIGETVEATRRAKELLKVAWSTGSRVRDYTSRRLLDEYRAIGRDPARQGVPAHAAGDAQAAISGAATVIDVDYMSDHVAHAAMEPMNATALVTGDTVEIWAPTQGPTGTQGFAADVVGTTPEKVKVNTTLLGGGFGRKAERDFITDAVSLAKAAEGRPVKVIWSREDDIRHDKFRPLEAQNIRVGLDADGRIVGWRHRIVADSVFARTLPELFESKGGHDDVVTEGAHFNYAVPAHRIEYLRQENGLDVGFWFAVGVGYTRFAIECVVDEIAAARGVDPVAFRLELLSDQPRARKVIETVARMAEWDRKREGRGIGLAYSDAFDSHCAQVAEVSLDRETGRIRVHRVWCAIDPGVAIQPLHIEAMMIVGITNGTGHALFEQINVVDGAVQESNFDTYRVIRMSEAPEIEVAVVPTPGSPVGGIGQAGLPPTGPAIANAIARLTGGVRLRHYPFLPDRVLAALGG comes from the coding sequence ATGGACCGCACCATGCAGACCAGGAGCCGCGCGCTGTCGCGGCGCAGCTTCCTCGTCACGGCCGGCGGCCTCGGCGTCGCGGTCGCGTTCGGGAGCCTGCCCGACCTGGCCCACGGCGCTGCGATCGCCCGGGCCGCCGAGGGCGCCTTCCGTCCGAACGCCTGGGTGACGGTCGCGGCCGACGGTTCGGTGACCATCGTCTCGCCGGCCGTCGAGATGGGGCAGGGGATCATGACCACGCTTCCGCTGCTCATCGCCGAGGAAATGGATGCCGATTGGGACCGCGTGCGCATCGTCCAGGCCCCCTCCGACGCGGAGACCTACGGCAATCCGGGCTTCTACGGCATCCAGCTCACCGGCGGGAGCGCGTCCACCCGCGGCTACCACGGGCTGCTCCGGCTGGCCGGTGCCCAGACCCGCATGGTCCTGCTGGCGGCCGCCGCCGGCATGCTGGACGTGCCGGTGAGCGAGCTTGCGACCGAGCCCAACAGGGTCGTCCACCCGGCTTCGGGCCGCGCGCTCGATTACGGTGAGATCGCCGTGAACGGAACGCTTCCGGACCCGCTTCCGCAGGCGGGCGAGGCCGACCTGAAGCCGAGCGACAGCTGGCGCTATGTCGGAAAGCGGACGGTCCGGCGGGTCGACGTGCCCTCGAAGGTCGACGGCACCGCCATCTTCGGCATCGACGTCCAGCTTCCGGACATGCTCCACGGTGCGGTGCTGCGGGCGCCGGTCCAGGGCGAGCGGCCCGAGGCCATCGACGACGCCGAGGCGAGGGCCGTGCCGGGCGTCACCCATATCGTTCCGCTGCCCTATGGCGTCGGCATCATCGGCGAGACGGTCGAGGCGACCAGGCGGGCGAAGGAGCTGCTCAAGGTCGCCTGGAGCACCGGGTCACGGGTCCGCGACTACACGAGCCGGCGCCTGCTCGACGAGTACCGCGCCATCGGCCGCGATCCGGCAAGGCAGGGCGTTCCCGCCCATGCGGCCGGCGACGCGCAGGCCGCGATCTCCGGGGCCGCGACGGTGATCGACGTGGACTATATGAGCGACCATGTCGCCCACGCGGCCATGGAGCCGATGAACGCCACGGCGCTCGTGACCGGCGATACGGTGGAGATCTGGGCGCCGACCCAGGGTCCGACGGGTACGCAGGGGTTCGCGGCGGATGTGGTCGGCACCACGCCCGAAAAGGTCAAGGTGAACACGACCCTTCTCGGCGGCGGCTTCGGACGCAAGGCCGAGAGGGATTTCATCACCGATGCGGTGTCCCTGGCCAAGGCCGCGGAGGGTCGGCCGGTCAAGGTCATCTGGAGCCGGGAGGACGACATCCGGCACGACAAGTTCCGGCCGCTGGAAGCCCAGAACATCCGGGTCGGGCTGGACGCCGACGGGCGCATCGTCGGCTGGCGCCACCGCATCGTGGCGGACTCCGTATTTGCCCGCACTCTGCCGGAACTGTTCGAGAGCAAGGGAGGGCACGACGACGTCGTGACCGAAGGCGCTCATTTCAACTACGCGGTGCCGGCCCACCGGATCGAGTATCTGCGCCAGGAGAACGGGCTGGACGTGGGGTTCTGGTTCGCGGTCGGGGTCGGCTATACGAGGTTCGCGATCGAGTGCGTCGTCGACGAGATCGCGGCCGCCAGGGGGGTCGATCCCGTGGCGTTCAGGCTGGAGCTCCTGAGCGACCAGCCCCGTGCGCGCAAGGTCATCGAGACCGTCGCCCGGATGGCGGAGTGGGATCGCAAGCGCGAGGGCCGGGGAATAGGGCTGGCCTATTCCGACGCCTTCGACTCGCATTGCGCCCAGGTCGCCGAGGTGTCGCTTGACCGGGAAACCGGACGGATCCGGGTGCACAGGGTCTGGTGCGCGATCGACCCTGGCGTGGCGATCCAGCCGCTCCATATCGAGGCCATGATGATCGTCGGGATAACGAACGGGACCGGCCATGCGCTGTTCGAACAGATCAACGTCGTCGATGGCGCGGTGCAGGAATCGAATTTCGACACCTACCGGGTGATCCGCATGTCCGAGGCTCCCGAGATCGAGGTCGCCGTGGTGCCGACGCCGGGCAGTCCGGTCGGCGGCATCGGCCAGGCCGGCCTTCCGCCCACCGGCCCGGCGATCGCCAACGCGATAGCCCGGCTCACCGGCGGCGTGAGGCTTCGCCATTACCCGTTCCTGCCGGACCGCGTCCTGGCGGCGCTCGGAGGCTAG
- a CDS encoding (2Fe-2S)-binding protein encodes MTAFTINGRAVDIAAGPDTPLLWVIREHLKLTGTKYGCGIAQCGACTVHVDGAPVRSCVTWLEDVEGRAVTTIEGLSPDGGHPLQKAWIAEQVPQCGYCQSGQIMQAAALLGRTPLPTREQIIEHMDGNICRCGTYVRILAAIQRAAREG; translated from the coding sequence ATGACGGCGTTCACGATCAACGGGCGCGCGGTGGATATCGCCGCCGGGCCCGATACCCCGCTGCTGTGGGTCATCCGCGAACACCTCAAGCTCACCGGCACGAAATACGGCTGCGGCATCGCGCAGTGCGGTGCGTGCACCGTCCATGTCGATGGAGCGCCGGTGCGCTCCTGCGTTACCTGGCTCGAGGATGTCGAGGGACGCGCGGTCACGACCATCGAGGGCCTCTCGCCCGATGGCGGGCATCCGCTGCAGAAAGCCTGGATCGCCGAGCAGGTGCCGCAATGCGGCTATTGCCAGTCCGGTCAGATCATGCAGGCGGCGGCGCTCCTCGGGCGCACGCCGCTGCCCACCCGCGAGCAGATCATCGAGCATATGGACGGCAACATCTGCCGCTGCGGGACCTATGTCCGCATCCTCGCCGCCATTCAGCGCGCCGCACGGGAGGGTTGA
- a CDS encoding EamA family transporter → MADASSKPDPVRREESTALPLLFLLASLLSQYIGAASAKSLFPLVGAEGVTALRVGLSAVLLTAVWRPWRSRLGRRDLRNVLVYGVTLGAMNLSIYRAMELIPIGIAIAIEVTGPLAVALFGSRRLRDFLWIACAAAGLAMLLPVEGTGAALDPLGVAFAAGAALCWALYIVFGKRASSLPGGQAVAWGMLVASTFTVPLGILHAGGALLAPGVLLGGLAVAILSSMAPYSLEMLALRRLPSHVFGLVVSASPAVASLIGLFMLGERLSWVQWTAIAFIVCASAGSVLGRDGGAGKA, encoded by the coding sequence CTGCCGCTGCTGTTCCTGCTGGCCTCGCTGCTGTCGCAGTATATCGGGGCGGCCTCGGCGAAATCGCTGTTCCCCCTGGTCGGGGCCGAGGGGGTCACTGCCCTGCGGGTGGGGCTGTCCGCCGTGCTGCTGACTGCCGTCTGGCGGCCCTGGCGCAGCCGTCTGGGCCGGCGGGACCTGCGCAACGTGCTCGTGTACGGCGTGACGCTGGGGGCGATGAACCTCAGCATCTACCGCGCGATGGAACTGATCCCGATCGGCATCGCCATCGCCATCGAGGTGACGGGGCCTCTCGCGGTGGCGCTGTTCGGCTCCCGGCGGCTCAGGGATTTCCTGTGGATCGCCTGCGCGGCGGCCGGGCTCGCGATGCTGCTGCCGGTGGAGGGGACCGGGGCTGCGCTCGACCCGCTGGGAGTGGCCTTCGCCGCGGGGGCCGCGCTCTGCTGGGCGCTCTACATCGTCTTCGGGAAACGTGCCTCCTCCCTGCCCGGCGGGCAGGCGGTCGCCTGGGGCATGCTGGTCGCCTCGACCTTCACGGTGCCTCTGGGGATCCTTCATGCGGGCGGCGCCCTGCTGGCGCCGGGCGTGCTGCTCGGCGGACTCGCGGTCGCGATCCTGTCGAGCATGGCGCCCTATTCGCTGGAGATGCTGGCGCTTCGGCGCCTGCCCAGCCACGTGTTCGGGCTGGTCGTCAGCGCCTCGCCCGCCGTGGCGTCGCTGATCGGCCTCTTCATGCTGGGCGAGCGGCTCAGCTGGGTGCAGTGGACCGCCATCGCGTTCATCGTATGCGCCTCGGCGGGCAGCGTGCTCGGCAGGGACGGCGGCGCGGGAAAGGCCTGA
- a CDS encoding ATP-binding protein codes for MTRLLTWWRKRLSVQLLASMLVALFASQTVGMCISWDQFISDLRAAARTELSSRAAAVARLVETLPPALQSDIARVNSTDYTRFWISEDPTPDPEPWVGEAFDRFKVPLRTLLNGSGQAMPAGSPAGRTPLPEGTTAAHLLEGMAWTAAPADRADLPARALYLDFAERNGAGVIVPLNDGRVLNVAFYKHFMPSIWDTHLPVSLALTAVLVSLVGVLTVRRIVQPLRQLTRAAEMLGRGEAVTPLRECGPDDIRRTAEGFNRMQERLHRFVEDRTRMLAAIGHDLRTPLTTLRLRAELVEDPDLQERMLDTIDEMQAMTEATLSLARQETSAEPTRTIDLSALVESVCDDLAEIGQSVVFIGGERVNYRCRPEGLRRTIRNLIENAVRYAGRAEVRLITTRSTVEIVVEDDGPGIPLDRMEEVFAPFFRLEASRSRETGGVGLGLSIARAIARQHGGDVVLSLRQPGLKAAVVLPA; via the coding sequence GTGACGCGCCTTCTCACCTGGTGGCGCAAGCGCCTGTCGGTCCAGCTTCTCGCCTCCATGCTGGTCGCGCTTTTCGCCTCCCAGACGGTCGGGATGTGCATTTCGTGGGATCAGTTCATCTCGGACCTGCGCGCAGCCGCGCGCACGGAGCTCAGCAGCCGCGCGGCGGCCGTGGCCCGGCTGGTCGAAACCCTGCCGCCGGCGCTTCAATCCGATATCGCCCGCGTCAACAGCACGGACTACACCCGTTTCTGGATCTCCGAGGACCCGACGCCCGACCCCGAACCGTGGGTCGGCGAGGCGTTCGACCGCTTCAAGGTACCTCTGCGGACGCTCCTGAACGGATCGGGCCAAGCCATGCCGGCGGGCAGCCCGGCCGGGAGAACGCCGCTGCCAGAGGGGACGACCGCTGCGCACCTCCTCGAGGGAATGGCCTGGACGGCGGCGCCAGCCGATCGGGCGGACCTGCCGGCGCGGGCGCTCTATCTCGACTTTGCGGAACGCAACGGCGCCGGGGTTATCGTTCCGCTCAACGACGGCCGCGTTCTCAACGTCGCCTTCTACAAGCATTTCATGCCGTCGATCTGGGACACCCACCTCCCGGTGTCGCTCGCATTGACCGCGGTCCTCGTCTCCCTGGTGGGCGTCCTTACCGTACGGCGCATCGTGCAGCCCCTGCGCCAACTCACCAGGGCCGCGGAGATGCTCGGGCGCGGCGAGGCGGTGACGCCGTTGCGCGAATGCGGCCCCGACGACATCCGCCGCACGGCCGAGGGATTCAACCGCATGCAGGAGCGCCTGCACCGCTTCGTGGAGGACCGGACGCGCATGCTGGCGGCGATCGGCCACGACCTGAGGACGCCCCTGACCACGCTGCGCCTGCGCGCCGAGCTGGTGGAGGATCCCGACCTCCAGGAGCGGATGCTCGACACCATCGACGAGATGCAGGCGATGACAGAGGCGACGCTGTCGCTCGCGCGCCAGGAGACCAGCGCCGAGCCGACCCGAACGATAGACCTCTCGGCCCTGGTCGAGAGCGTCTGCGACGACCTGGCCGAGATCGGCCAGTCCGTCGTCTTCATCGGCGGCGAGCGGGTGAACTACCGCTGCCGGCCGGAGGGCTTGCGGCGCACGATCCGCAACCTCATCGAGAACGCCGTGCGCTATGCGGGCCGGGCCGAGGTGCGGCTGATCACCACGCGCTCGACGGTCGAGATCGTGGTCGAGGACGACGGACCGGGCATTCCGCTCGACAGGATGGAGGAGGTCTTCGCGCCCTTCTTCCGCCTGGAAGCGTCGCGCTCGCGCGAGACGGGGGGCGTCGGCCTCGGCCTGTCGATCGCCCGCGCCATCGCCCGCCAGCATGGCGGCGACGTCGTCCTGTCGCTGCGCCAGCCCGGCTTGAAGGCCGCCGTCGTCCTGCCGGCCTGA
- a CDS encoding GFA family protein produces the protein MLKLSCHCGQVRIELDRRPDYINECNCTLCSKAGVRWAYFHPSQVGVEGTASSYIREDKAEPGAEIRFCPRCGSTTHFTLTEGAVAKFGNTMMGVNMRLADEGDLAGSELRYPDGRAWPGHGDFGYVREARIIGE, from the coding sequence ATGCTGAAGCTCTCCTGCCATTGCGGCCAGGTCCGCATCGAACTGGACAGGCGGCCGGACTACATCAACGAGTGCAACTGCACGCTCTGTAGCAAGGCGGGCGTCCGCTGGGCCTATTTCCATCCATCCCAGGTCGGGGTCGAGGGGACGGCAAGCAGTTACATCCGGGAGGACAAGGCGGAGCCGGGGGCTGAAATCCGTTTCTGCCCTAGGTGCGGATCGACGACGCATTTCACGCTGACCGAAGGCGCCGTCGCGAAGTTCGGAAACACCATGATGGGCGTCAACATGAGGCTCGCGGACGAGGGCGATCTTGCCGGGAGCGAGCTGCGCTATCCCGACGGGCGAGCCTGGCCGGGCCACGGCGACTTCGGTTACGTGCGGGAGGCGCGCATCATCGGTGAATGA
- a CDS encoding class I SAM-dependent methyltransferase: protein MPRQARWSDRVRFLRSWITEPLRVAAVTPSSASLARLITSEIGAAQSPVLELGPGTGVFTKALLDRGLNQTDLTLVEYGAEFVTVLRERFPQARILHQDASRLSAPDLFPGATAGAVVSGLGLVSMPPRTVIAILTGAFACLRPRGAFYQFTYGPRCPVPRPILDRLGLKAQRIGSTVSNLPPAAVYRISRRGPHLPEWRKPSP, encoded by the coding sequence ATCCCCCGGCAAGCCCGATGGTCGGATCGGGTGCGCTTCTTGCGATCCTGGATCACGGAGCCGTTGCGGGTCGCCGCCGTCACGCCGTCCAGCGCATCGCTCGCCCGGCTGATCACGTCGGAGATCGGCGCCGCGCAGTCGCCGGTCCTGGAGCTTGGCCCCGGGACCGGTGTCTTCACCAAGGCGCTGCTCGACCGCGGTTTGAACCAGACCGACCTGACGCTGGTCGAGTATGGGGCCGAGTTCGTGACGGTTCTGCGCGAGCGGTTTCCGCAGGCGAGGATCCTGCACCAGGATGCATCCAGGCTTTCGGCTCCCGATCTGTTTCCGGGTGCGACGGCCGGAGCAGTCGTAAGCGGCCTCGGCCTCGTCTCGATGCCGCCCCGGACCGTCATCGCCATACTCACGGGCGCGTTCGCCTGCCTGCGGCCCCGCGGGGCCTTCTACCAGTTTACCTATGGCCCGCGCTGCCCGGTTCCGCGGCCGATCCTCGACCGGCTCGGACTGAAGGCGCAGCGCATCGGCAGCACCGTCAGCAATCTGCCGCCCGCGGCCGTCTACCGCATAAGCCGGCGCGGACCGCATCTGCCGGAATGGAGGAAACCGTCACCATGA
- a CDS encoding AraC family transcriptional regulator encodes MDPLSDVLALLKPQSYVSAGFDAGGDWSIRFSNQQNRMKCYAVLSGECWLSVEDVAEPVRLRSGECFVLPSGRDFRLASDVALPPVESGAFFPPARPGGVVTVKGGGDFYLVGSRFAVSGRNSGSLLRMLPPIVHVRRASEQAALRWSVERMREELREQRPGSALIAQHLAHMMLVQALRLHLDDGPAGGVGWFFALADKQLGAAIAAIHADPAYRWTLKELAERAGMSRSSFALKFREMAGETAMEYLARWRMLLAGDRFENTSQSVSAVALSLGYESESAFSTAFKRVMGCTPRQYGRDPAPTPVPRGQGNGHSPMMRASRT; translated from the coding sequence ATGGATCCGCTGTCAGATGTGCTGGCCCTGCTGAAGCCGCAAAGCTACGTGTCCGCGGGGTTCGACGCCGGCGGCGACTGGTCGATCCGGTTCTCGAACCAGCAGAACCGCATGAAATGCTACGCCGTCCTGTCGGGAGAGTGCTGGTTGTCCGTCGAGGACGTCGCCGAGCCGGTGAGGCTGAGATCGGGCGAGTGTTTCGTGCTGCCGAGCGGGCGGGACTTCCGTCTCGCCAGCGACGTCGCGCTGCCGCCGGTCGAGTCCGGCGCGTTCTTTCCGCCGGCCCGGCCGGGGGGCGTCGTGACGGTCAAGGGCGGCGGCGATTTCTATCTGGTCGGCAGCCGCTTCGCGGTCAGCGGCAGGAACTCGGGCAGCCTCCTCCGAATGCTTCCGCCCATCGTGCATGTGCGCAGAGCATCCGAGCAGGCGGCGCTCCGCTGGTCGGTCGAGCGGATGCGGGAGGAGTTGCGCGAGCAGCGGCCGGGCAGCGCGCTCATCGCGCAGCATCTCGCGCACATGATGCTGGTCCAGGCCCTGCGTCTGCACCTCGACGACGGGCCGGCCGGCGGCGTCGGATGGTTCTTCGCGCTCGCGGACAAACAACTCGGCGCGGCGATCGCCGCCATCCACGCCGACCCGGCGTATCGCTGGACGTTGAAGGAACTGGCCGAACGCGCCGGCATGTCCCGGTCGAGCTTCGCCCTGAAGTTCAGGGAGATGGCCGGGGAGACCGCGATGGAGTACCTGGCGCGCTGGCGCATGCTGCTTGCCGGCGACAGGTTCGAGAATACCAGCCAGTCCGTATCGGCCGTCGCCCTGTCGCTCGGCTACGAGTCCGAAAGCGCCTTCAGTACGGCCTTCAAGAGGGTCATGGGCTGCACGCCCCGGCAGTATGGCCGCGATCCGGCGCCGACCCCTGTCCCCCGCGGGCAGGGGAACGGTCATTCACCGATGATGCGCGCCTCCCGCACGTAA
- a CDS encoding SDR family oxidoreductase, with product MTKWTTDSMPAQNGRSVVVTGTGGLGYECARVLARAGADVVLAGRNPAKGDEAVQRIRAADRDARISFEPLDLADLASVAAFGERMRSARTGLDLLINNAGIMIPPKRQETADGFELQLGTNYLGHFALTAQLLPLLRQGRSPRIVPISSVAARSGTIDFDDLNAGRNYDPMSVYSQSKLACLIFAFELQRRSDAGGWGIESIAAHPGIARTDLLYNSTSRWDIGRLVRSTLPFLFQPAAKGALPALYAATSPDAKPGGYYGPDRFSETRGHPAPSRVPPRAEDKAVAARLWQVSEALTGVTFGGMASGIGPGGREFSAP from the coding sequence ATGACGAAATGGACCACGGACAGCATGCCCGCCCAGAACGGGCGCTCGGTCGTCGTCACCGGGACCGGCGGCCTGGGCTATGAATGCGCCCGGGTACTGGCGCGGGCCGGCGCGGACGTCGTCCTGGCCGGCAGGAACCCGGCCAAGGGCGACGAGGCGGTGCAGCGGATCCGAGCAGCCGACCGCGACGCCAGGATCAGCTTCGAACCGCTCGATCTGGCGGATCTGGCTTCGGTCGCCGCCTTCGGCGAAAGGATGCGGTCGGCCCGCACGGGCCTCGACCTGCTGATCAACAATGCCGGCATCATGATACCGCCGAAACGGCAGGAAACGGCCGACGGGTTCGAACTCCAACTCGGCACCAACTATCTCGGGCACTTCGCCCTGACCGCACAGCTCCTTCCCTTGCTGCGGCAGGGAAGGAGCCCCCGCATCGTCCCGATAAGCAGCGTCGCCGCCCGGAGCGGGACGATCGACTTCGACGATCTGAATGCCGGACGGAACTACGACCCGATGTCCGTCTACAGCCAGTCGAAGCTCGCCTGCCTCATCTTCGCCTTCGAACTGCAACGCCGCAGCGACGCCGGAGGGTGGGGCATCGAGAGCATCGCCGCGCATCCGGGAATAGCGCGAACCGACCTTCTTTACAATTCCACGAGCCGGTGGGACATCGGCCGCCTGGTGCGATCGACCCTCCCGTTCCTGTTCCAGCCGGCGGCGAAAGGGGCCTTGCCGGCGCTCTACGCCGCGACGTCGCCCGACGCCAAGCCGGGCGGATACTACGGTCCCGACAGGTTCAGCGAGACGCGCGGACATCCCGCTCCGTCCCGGGTCCCGCCGCGGGCCGAAGACAAGGCGGTGGCCGCACGGCTCTGGCAAGTTTCCGAGGCGCTGACCGGCGTGACCTTCGGTGGAATGGCGTCGGGCATCGGTCCGGGCGGCAGGGAGTTTTCCGCACCATGA